One part of the uncultured Celeribacter sp. genome encodes these proteins:
- a CDS encoding OmpH family outer membrane protein has product MVAREVFRAALIALLVPWMFASDAGAQEAAASPGAGGASATESQRPRLAFPILVFDRARVLSQSEMGKALEARLDKARADLLSENEKMYADLEAEERAIAEEKSQMSEADFRARSSAFDDRVTELRDEQDQKAQDVQALYDQGLADLETAMNEVLAAAAHDLGAVVVLERQQVYLMSGAIDVSQIVIDGLDKKFTATQEGAEADSPEAPPESPAEE; this is encoded by the coding sequence ATGGTCGCGCGGGAGGTGTTCCGCGCAGCCCTGATTGCGCTGCTTGTGCCCTGGATGTTCGCATCGGACGCCGGGGCGCAGGAGGCCGCCGCGTCGCCGGGTGCGGGCGGGGCGTCTGCGACAGAGAGCCAGCGCCCGCGTCTGGCCTTTCCGATCCTTGTGTTCGACCGTGCCCGCGTGCTGTCTCAAAGCGAGATGGGCAAGGCGCTGGAAGCCAGACTGGACAAGGCCCGGGCAGATCTTCTGTCGGAAAACGAAAAGATGTATGCCGATCTCGAGGCCGAGGAACGCGCCATCGCAGAGGAAAAGTCGCAAATGAGCGAGGCGGATTTCCGCGCCCGCTCCAGTGCCTTTGACGACCGTGTGACCGAACTGCGGGACGAGCAGGACCAGAAGGCGCAGGACGTTCAGGCGCTTTATGACCAAGGGCTGGCAGATCTGGAAACCGCGATGAACGAAGTTCTGGCCGCAGCGGCGCATGATCTGGGGGCCGTCGTGGTTCTGGAGCGCCAGCAGGTCTATCTGATGTCCGGGGCCATTGATGTGTCGCAGATCGTCATTGACGGGCTGGACAAAAAATTCACCGCCACGCAGGAGGGCGCTGAGGCAGACAGCCCGGAAGCTCCGCCCGAAAGCCCCGCGGAGGAGTAG
- the fabZ gene encoding 3-hydroxyacyl-ACP dehydratase FabZ — MTESLKTADIDLIQRILPHRYPFLLVDRVVDIDAPNSCTGIKNVTFNEPHFQGHFPGEPVMPGVTIVEAMAQTAAVMVGVHMDLADKEFNVYFMNIDGVKFRRKVVPGDQLKMHVTVKRGGGRVWKFDGRAEVDGELACEAQFTAMMDLTAHS, encoded by the coding sequence ATGACAGAGAGCCTCAAGACCGCCGATATTGACCTGATCCAGCGTATCCTGCCGCATCGTTACCCGTTTTTGCTGGTGGACCGCGTCGTGGATATCGATGCACCGAACAGCTGCACCGGGATCAAGAACGTGACCTTCAATGAGCCGCATTTTCAGGGCCATTTCCCGGGTGAACCCGTGATGCCGGGTGTGACCATCGTCGAAGCCATGGCGCAGACGGCTGCGGTCATGGTTGGGGTGCACATGGATCTCGCCGACAAGGAATTCAACGTCTATTTCATGAACATCGACGGGGTGAAGTTCCGCCGCAAGGTCGTTCCGGGCGACCAGTTGAAAATGCATGTCACGGTCAAACGCGGCGGTGGCAGGGTCTGGAAATTTGACGGCCGGGCCGAGGTGGACGGAGAGCTGGCCTGCGAAGCGCAGTTCACCGCCATGATGGACCTGACAGCGCATTCCTAA
- the lpxA gene encoding acyl-ACP--UDP-N-acetylglucosamine O-acyltransferase codes for MSTIHPSAKIHPSAVIEEGAVIAEGCEIGPFCLVGSKVRLDARVTLKSHVVVTGNTEIGEDTTVFQFASIGEIPQDLKFKGEETRLIIGKRNRIREYTTMNTGTEGGGGVTRVGDDCLLMSSCHVAHDVQIGNRVILVNSVAVAGHCHVEDDVIIGGLSGIHQWVRIGQGAIIGALSMVTADVLPHALVQGPRAELDGLNLVGLKRTGVARDDINQLRAAFQMLKQGEGSFKDRAQRLSEDFDSAYVSRMVAFVMGDSDRGFLTPK; via the coding sequence ATGAGCACCATTCACCCAAGCGCCAAGATACATCCCTCAGCCGTGATCGAGGAAGGGGCCGTGATCGCCGAAGGCTGCGAGATCGGTCCTTTTTGTCTCGTCGGTTCCAAAGTGCGGCTGGACGCGCGGGTGACGCTGAAATCCCATGTGGTGGTCACGGGCAACACCGAGATCGGCGAAGACACAACGGTGTTTCAATTCGCTTCCATCGGGGAGATTCCGCAGGATCTGAAGTTCAAGGGCGAAGAAACCCGGCTGATCATCGGCAAGCGCAACCGTATCCGCGAATATACGACGATGAACACCGGCACCGAGGGTGGCGGCGGTGTGACGCGTGTGGGCGATGATTGCCTGTTAATGTCCTCCTGCCATGTCGCCCATGACGTGCAGATCGGCAATCGGGTCATTCTGGTGAACTCCGTGGCTGTCGCCGGGCATTGCCATGTCGAAGATGACGTGATCATCGGCGGGCTGTCGGGAATTCATCAATGGGTGCGCATCGGGCAGGGTGCGATCATCGGCGCGCTGTCTATGGTGACGGCAGATGTGTTGCCGCATGCCTTGGTGCAGGGCCCGCGGGCGGAACTGGACGGGCTGAACCTCGTCGGGCTGAAGCGCACGGGCGTGGCTCGCGACGACATAAATCAGCTGCGCGCAGCCTTCCAGATGCTCAAACAGGGCGAAGGCTCGTTCAAAGATCGTGCCCAGAGGCTCAGTGAAGATTTCGACAGTGCTTATGTGTCGCGCATGGTCGCCTTTGTCATGGGGGACAGCGACCGTGGGTTCCTGACCCCGAAATGA
- the lpxI gene encoding UDP-2,3-diacylglucosamine diphosphatase LpxI (LpxI, functionally equivalent to LpxH, replaces it in LPS biosynthesis in a minority of bacteria.), with the protein MTRTAIIAGSGLLPRLLAGALVDPVYVTLDDTGVPDGLDHVSARIEKLGRLFKDLKARNVGAVAFAGAMARPKVNPMALDRHALRLAMSLGKGDDALLREVLALFEAQGFLIRSATEICPELLLPAGTHWGRKPTAQDLADAARASEVLAALSPLDVGQGAVCCGGQMLGIETIQGTDAMLRFVSEAPARLKRDKGVFVKAPKQGQDMRIDVPTIGRDTVERVIEAGLGGLVIPSQGVLVLDQARLKVRVEEAGMFLKAT; encoded by the coding sequence GTGACGCGGACAGCTATCATCGCCGGGTCTGGGCTTTTGCCGCGCCTGTTGGCCGGGGCGCTGGTCGATCCGGTCTATGTGACGCTGGATGACACGGGTGTTCCCGATGGGCTGGACCATGTCTCGGCGCGGATCGAAAAACTGGGACGGTTGTTCAAGGACCTCAAGGCGCGCAATGTCGGTGCGGTGGCTTTCGCCGGCGCGATGGCGCGGCCAAAGGTGAACCCGATGGCGCTGGACCGCCATGCGCTGCGGCTGGCCATGTCGCTGGGCAAGGGCGATGATGCGCTGCTGCGCGAGGTCCTTGCGCTCTTTGAGGCGCAGGGGTTTCTGATCCGCTCAGCCACCGAGATCTGTCCCGAACTGCTGCTGCCCGCAGGCACCCATTGGGGACGCAAGCCGACCGCGCAGGATCTGGCAGATGCCGCGCGCGCGAGTGAGGTCCTCGCGGCCTTGTCGCCGTTGGATGTCGGTCAGGGCGCGGTCTGTTGTGGCGGACAGATGCTGGGCATTGAAACCATTCAGGGCACCGACGCCATGTTGCGGTTCGTTTCAGAGGCCCCTGCGCGGCTGAAACGCGACAAGGGCGTGTTCGTCAAAGCCCCCAAGCAGGGTCAGGACATGCGCATTGATGTGCCGACCATTGGTCGGGACACGGTCGAGCGCGTGATCGAGGCGGGACTTGGGGGGCTTGTCATTCCGTCACAGGGCGTTTTGGTGCTTGATCAGGCGCGGTTGAAGGTGCGCGTCGAGGAGGCAGGGATGTTCCTGAAAGCGACATGA
- the lpxB gene encoding lipid-A-disaccharide synthase, with translation MSAQVPLKIFVIAGEPSGDKLGAAAMSGLRTLANVEFRGVGGALMTAEGLQSQFPMSELTLMGIAEILPKYFHLKRRIREVVEAILAWRPDVVLTIDSPDFCLRVADLVKAQSDIRLCHYVAPTVWAWRPERAVKMAQRVDQVLALFPFEPPFFEREGLRCDFVGHPVVTDTIATAAEVDAFRTEHEIGTAPLVLVLPGSRKGEVKRLTPIFGAALAQLKTLQPNLRCVLPMAHGVEDLVRTATGQWDVETILVPPDNRGEKRAAFGAADVALAASGTVSLELAANGTPMVVAYRMNWLTEQIVKRKLLTDTVTLVNLVSDTRVVPEFLGPDCTPAAISAALSQALNGHDQDAALELTMTRLGRGEEPPGLRAARAVLDGIGVE, from the coding sequence ATGAGCGCGCAGGTGCCTCTCAAGATTTTTGTGATCGCGGGCGAACCCTCCGGCGACAAGCTTGGTGCTGCCGCCATGTCGGGGCTGCGGACACTGGCCAATGTCGAGTTTCGCGGCGTTGGCGGGGCCTTGATGACGGCGGAGGGCCTGCAGAGCCAATTCCCCATGTCGGAACTCACTCTGATGGGCATCGCCGAAATCCTGCCGAAATATTTTCACCTCAAACGCCGCATCCGTGAAGTGGTCGAGGCGATTCTCGCCTGGCGTCCGGATGTGGTCCTGACCATCGACAGCCCTGATTTTTGTCTGCGGGTGGCCGATCTGGTCAAGGCACAGAGCGATATTCGTCTCTGCCACTATGTTGCGCCGACCGTCTGGGCCTGGCGTCCGGAGCGGGCTGTGAAAATGGCGCAACGTGTCGATCAGGTGTTGGCGCTTTTTCCGTTCGAGCCGCCGTTTTTCGAACGCGAAGGGCTGCGCTGCGATTTTGTCGGTCACCCTGTGGTCACCGACACGATTGCAACCGCGGCCGAGGTCGACGCCTTTCGTACAGAGCATGAGATCGGCACTGCACCTCTGGTGTTGGTGTTGCCCGGGTCGCGCAAGGGAGAGGTCAAACGGCTGACACCGATTTTCGGGGCGGCGCTGGCGCAGCTCAAAACCCTGCAGCCGAATTTGCGCTGTGTGCTGCCAATGGCGCATGGGGTCGAAGATCTGGTGCGTACGGCGACGGGGCAATGGGATGTCGAGACGATATTGGTGCCGCCGGACAACCGGGGAGAAAAACGTGCGGCCTTTGGTGCTGCCGATGTCGCTCTGGCGGCCTCGGGCACGGTGTCACTGGAACTGGCGGCCAATGGCACGCCGATGGTCGTGGCCTATCGCATGAACTGGCTCACCGAACAGATCGTCAAACGCAAGCTCCTGACCGATACAGTCACATTGGTGAACCTTGTGTCTGACACCCGTGTCGTGCCGGAGTTTTTGGGGCCGGACTGCACTCCGGCGGCGATTTCCGCGGCGCTGTCACAGGCGCTGAACGGGCATGATCAGGACGCGGCTCTGGAGTTGACGATGACGCGTCTGGGGCGGGGGGAGGAACCTCCGGGGCTGCGGGCCGCACGCGCGGTGCTCGACGGGATCGGTGTGGAATGA
- a CDS encoding lysozyme inhibitor LprI family protein, which produces MKRLVLLALMIPSAVLADPSTECAVDHGTQIEIADCLAATEATTLTAMETMLGFARSSAQDLDQTTGRGVALPALEAAQVAWAAYREAQCASVGAGYGGGSGTGIAIRACRIELTRARTKELASQLR; this is translated from the coding sequence GTGAAACGCCTCGTCCTTCTGGCTCTGATGATCCCGTCAGCCGTCCTGGCAGATCCTTCGACCGAATGCGCCGTGGATCATGGCACCCAGATCGAGATCGCCGACTGCCTCGCCGCAACCGAAGCGACAACGCTGACCGCCATGGAGACCATGCTTGGCTTTGCCCGCAGTTCGGCGCAAGACTTGGACCAGACAACCGGGCGTGGTGTCGCCCTGCCGGCGCTTGAGGCCGCTCAGGTCGCATGGGCTGCATATCGAGAGGCGCAATGCGCCTCTGTCGGGGCTGGATACGGCGGCGGTTCCGGCACGGGGATCGCGATCCGCGCCTGCCGGATCGAACTGACCCGGGCCCGCACCAAAGAGCTCGCATCTCAGTTGCGCTGA
- the mnmA gene encoding tRNA 2-thiouridine(34) synthase MnmA, with protein MAHDGAFPLNSLGFAKPPSETRVVVAMSGGVDSSVVAAQLAEEGYDVVGVTLQLYDHGAALAKKGACCAGRDIHDARRVAEEMGFPHYVLDYENIFQDAVIDEFADSYLAGATPVPCIRCNERVKFKDLLETAKDLDADCMATGHYIQRVMGTNGPELHSAADPNRDQSYFLFSTTPEQLSYLRFPLGHLPSKDATRALAARYGLSVADKPDSQDICFVPNGNYAQVIEKLRPGAAEPGEIVDHKGNVRGTHNGVIHYTIGQRRGLGIGGLSEPLYVVKLDVDTRRVIVGPKEMLATRKIPVREINWLGDEPFTSRDEWVLDVKVRSTRPPREAIVRPISDTEAEVELVVAEEGVSPGQACVFYDPESPRIFGGGWIWKGA; from the coding sequence ATGGCACATGACGGCGCCTTCCCGCTGAACTCACTTGGCTTTGCCAAGCCCCCTTCTGAAACCCGCGTGGTGGTGGCCATGTCGGGGGGGGTGGATTCCTCCGTGGTGGCCGCTCAGCTTGCCGAAGAAGGCTATGACGTGGTCGGTGTCACCCTGCAGCTCTATGACCATGGCGCGGCTCTGGCCAAGAAGGGCGCCTGTTGCGCCGGGCGCGACATCCATGATGCACGTCGCGTGGCTGAAGAAATGGGCTTCCCCCATTACGTTCTCGACTATGAGAACATCTTTCAGGACGCGGTCATCGACGAATTTGCCGACAGCTATTTGGCCGGCGCCACACCTGTGCCCTGCATCCGCTGCAACGAAAGGGTAAAGTTCAAGGACCTGCTGGAAACGGCCAAGGATCTCGATGCGGATTGCATGGCGACCGGTCATTATATTCAGCGCGTCATGGGCACAAACGGGCCCGAGCTGCATTCGGCGGCCGACCCCAACCGAGATCAAAGCTATTTCCTGTTCTCGACCACCCCGGAACAGCTGTCCTATCTGCGCTTCCCGCTGGGCCATCTGCCATCCAAGGACGCAACCCGGGCGCTGGCTGCCAGATACGGCCTATCGGTTGCGGACAAGCCCGACAGTCAGGACATCTGTTTCGTACCCAATGGCAACTATGCCCAGGTGATCGAAAAGCTGCGCCCCGGGGCGGCAGAACCCGGCGAGATCGTTGACCATAAAGGCAATGTGCGCGGCACCCACAACGGGGTCATTCATTACACCATCGGACAGCGCCGTGGCCTTGGCATCGGCGGGCTGTCGGAACCGCTTTATGTGGTCAAGCTCGACGTAGACACCCGCCGAGTCATCGTCGGCCCGAAAGAGATGCTGGCGACACGGAAAATCCCGGTGCGGGAAATCAACTGGCTCGGAGATGAGCCGTTCACGTCGCGCGACGAATGGGTTCTGGACGTCAAGGTGCGCTCCACCCGCCCTCCGCGCGAAGCCATCGTGCGCCCGATCTCGGACACCGAAGCCGAGGTCGAACTGGTCGTCGCCGAAGAAGGGGTCTCGCCAGGGCAGGCCTGTGTCTTCTATGATCCGGAAAGCCCGCGCATCTTTGGCGGCGGATGGATCTGGAAGGGCGCGTGA